From the genome of Hydrogenovibrio kuenenii DSM 12350:
CCAGGCTGGATAAATTGATGTCGTTGTTTTTCTTCCAAGAAAGAGTAGCTACTAGCATCAAAAGTGAAAGATGCATTCAACCCCAAACCTTTTTCAGCATGCATATTAATACGAGCTTCATCTTGTTTCAGATTGCTCTTAGCATCCACTACATAATTTTGCAAAAGCGTATTTTGCTGAGAAACAGAAAGATCATAAATCCACTTCCCTCCTACCAGAGAAGCTGGATCCAAATCGTAAGTTTGCGTTTTTTCTTCTCTTTGACCTTGAGGCCCATAAAACAACAACTTAAACTCGTTTTTACCGACACTCAAAGACTGATCAAAAAACTGATATTGTCCATTGTCTGACACTTGTGTGGTCGATAAATATATGCCATTTCTGTATAGTTCAACTTGCCAACCAGGTTGCTGAAACCCAACAATATTAACTGTTTGTGTATTGGTAACATGACCATAGGGTCTATTTGATACTCGAACCCCTACCTCATTAGTAGCTGACAAGTTGCTAATTTGTGTTGGTACTAGATCACCTACCTCCACCTGCGTTGCTTTCATTGGTCCTAATAAGTCATTATCAAGAGAATATCTTTCCAAACCAAGTCTGAAGTTAGTCACCTGACTCGGCTTCAAGCTTGAGTTGTAACTGGTGCCTACAAAATATCGTCCAGTCATATACGCCAAGTCTCCCGCACCCAACAATGACAACTGACCAGTATTCTGATCAAGTTTATTATGTGTTCCTGACAATTGAATATCAGCAAATACAGGACCGATTAATTGATAAGGTATATCTTGACGAGCGTATTTGGGAGCAAGATTACCCACTACAGAATCAGACACTTTGTTTTTAAGCCTAGCGTCTACTTGAATAGGCAATGGCTCAGAAGATTTTAAGGTGAGAGATAAACGCAAAAGGTTCATATCAGATTTGATATCAAACCAATTTAATGTTGGTGAAACTTTTACCCATAGTTGTTCGTTATGAACCCAAACATCTTTTTCTGTCAGATTAAACTCATGACCTTTGGCATTAACTTGCCAAGTATTATCTTTTAAATTTTGAATTGAAAAATGATGGTCTGGCCGGATAAACCAGCCGGAAGCTTTGATTTCAGATATTTTTCCACCTGAAATTTTGGTCGTTAAATCGATAGGAAAATTCAAAACAGTGATGAGTTGTTTTAAAGACGTCCAAACCCCATCATTCTTTTTAATTACATTTAATTGACCAAGCTGTAACTTTCCAACCTTAACATCAACTAAAAATGCATCACTAGTATTAGAAACTAGCTGATTGCCTCGAACATATTTACCTGAGACAGGGTCGTAATAAAGTGGGGCTTCTGCTGCATGAGCGCTTAATATGCTAAAACTGCTCAGCATAACTATGAACAGCACACCTCGCTTAAGAAGTAGCATCATTTGTAAACAAAAGATTTTTTAACAAATACTTGATTATTAAAAGCTTTTCCACCTTTATAAACCAACTTATAATACCCTTTTTTAAGGGTAGGCATTTCCAGATTCACCCGGTTATTTTTTAGAAAAGTGTTCTCTCGATAGATAGCAACATTATTGAAAAAACCAACGTTTCGATAATTACCGCTATCAAGTGATCGCCAATAGACATCAACTCGTCCATTGACGCCAAATTCACCACTTCTTTTAAGGTCAAATTGAATTTGTGGCTTTCCATTCGATGATAATTTGTTTGGAACAAATATCACGTGCTCCATATCGACCTTCGCTTTAAAATCAGTAGCTCTCACAAAAATCGGGATCGAAAACGACATTAGTATATGTAACTGAATCTTTGCATCGTTTTGCTTTGTAATAAGATTCGGCGGAGGCAACTCCGTAAACAGCATATGAGTCCTGTACTCTCCTGAACTTAAACCTGCAGGTCGTCGAACTCCGATGCGAATTTTTTGTGCCTGGCCGGGCGCCAAAGTCATTTGACGGGGACTGAATCGAATCATTCTTTTTGCAGAATTTAACTGTTGCAACTGCTTTTTATTTGGCTTAACGATAAGACCGCCGCCATATTTTTGCAGCATATTGATCAAGTCTATCCGATAGGTTTTGGTTTGATTGGAATCATTAACAACATTAACCACCTCTGCACGATCTCTAGGCTCAAAGATCACTCTTTTAGGTGTAATCATTAAACTGGCCTGAGCGACTTGTACCCAAATCATTAGTACAAAAAATCCAGTAAACCAAAGCTTCAACATTTTTACTCCTAATTAAAACCTGTTAAGGTTGCTTGAGCTGATTTTATAAGAAAATTCAATAAAGACAAATTAATTGTAATTAAAGACAATCTGATAATTTCGGAAATAAGTGCCATCCAAATAAGCAAGACCAGTGCCACTTGTTTTCAACCGACCAAAAACACGCAGTTCATAACTACCATTAGCATCGGTATTAAAAGTTTCAGTTTCTAAGGAAGGAAATATATCAAATTCTGTTGCTGTAGCAGAGCCTGATTGAAAGGTTGTTTGTGATGGAGCTGGCTGAATAGAAGCCGTTATTTGATAGTTAGCGGGAAAACCGTTTAATGCAAAAATACCAGGATTACCTGCTTGTAAAATAACAAAAGCGTTATCTGCAATAACACCATTATTAGGATCAAGAGCTAAAGTATAGACTGCATCATTTTTGGTAATAACGATTTTACCAAACCATAAATGCTGAGTTTCGATAATTGTTTCTGCCGCAAAACTTGGTCTTGGACAGCTAAAAGAAAAGATTAATCCAATCATCTGCAAAAAAAGCGTTGCGGAGATGATTTTTTTAGATGGCTTGATTGTTAAGCGCATAGGTAGGGTAAATTCCCGTATTTTAAACTATTCAATAATAGAAAATCACCTATGCTAACAAAATTTGTAAGGAGTGTATACAGCACACCCCCCACAAAGCAACAACCAAAATTATTGGTAATTTGCTACAACAGTAAAAGTACCTGAGTAAGTACCATCTGATGCCGGACCTGCTGTTGCACTATCATCTGCTGTGTTAGGAATAGTGATAGTTGCACCCATATTGAACTCTAACGCACCGGTAGCATCAGTTTGCAATGCACCTGAAACACCACTGGTGAAAGAACCAAAAGAACTATTCGTTACATCATAGATAGTTGGTGTCCCGATTTTCAAAGGGTCTGCTGACGGATTTGAACCGTTCGTCAAAGTTAACAATCCACCGGCTTCTCCCAGATTGGTAGTAACCAAAATATTGGAATTAGCGCCCGCACCAGCAATAGTAAACTTGGCAGGTGTTCCCTGTGTCAAAATAGTGATCTTAGAAGCTGTACCATCCGTCTTGGTGGAAGGTGCTGCGGCACCCTCTAATGGGCTTAGAGCAAGAGTGGCACTATCCGACGCAGTAGCCGAAATAGTGGCTACAATCGAACCAAAGTTCATGTCTGCAGATTTGGTTAGCGTAATAGCGCCATTAACTGCGACTGATGCTGTTGCATTAATAGGGGTATTGGCAGCTTGTGCGGTAGACACACCTAACGCAGCCAAAAGCCCTAATGCGAGTTTTACTTTCTTATAAGAATGTTTCATAACATACTCCTCAAGTTGATAGATATGGGTTGCCCCAACTAGCTTTATCGACAAAACTTTAACTAACTTTAACAGTTTTTACCAATAAACTTTCTTAAACTCATTTTTATTTAGATTTATAATTTTTCTCAATCAAAATAAAGAGTTAATTCTTTCACTGACCATTAGTTCAATAACGTTATTCAAACCTTTTGACAGCATGATTAATCGCCACTCACATTCTTATAAAAGCAATTGTAATGGTTCATTAAATCCCGTAAATGCAACTTCGCTTGATTCCAATCCATAGTATTTCATTTGTCTTTTTCAGGCAAACTCAAACATCAAAACATATTTAAGGTGTAGGAGGCTGTAAATCATCGGATACGTGCTTCAATCCTTTTAAGTAATGCAACAGTTCATTAACTTCAGAATCTTTCTTAGCCATAGCAAGCAACTTGGGCTCTAGTGTCTTCCACTGTTTTAAAATAGCTAACACCCTTGGAGAGTCTTCTCCGGTATTAGATACTTGATTAATAAAACCTTGTGTACGGCGAATCAGCATCTCATTTGGCGTCAACGACGATACTCCACCACTCATTAACTGATTAGGCGACATAGCTCTAACTTGCCGAGAAGCAAACATCTCAGAAGGCGTAGAGGTTCTAAATAAAGCATCTGGCGAAGACGCATATTTTTCTTTGAGTGTTGTAACAGAATAACTATGCTTTACTTCAGCTTTAACCGGCAATACGTAAAAAACACTAAATACACAAATAAGGTTAAAACAATTCAGATACTTTAATCCACTCTTCAATACTGCCAAAGCGCTGTTAAAAGCCATTTGATTTCTGAATGTTGTTGGCTCCTGCCAATCGATTTTGCCATCCATATTACTGCTCTCGATTTAAATTAAAAATTGTCGCCGAAGGCAAAGCAGGCATTATGCCAATATAAACTTTTATACTCGACACTTCCGTTATTTGGCCTCAAAAAGGCTCATTCACTTAATTTCAACGAGTGTAACTTACAACCTGACAGAAATAACTCAAGCCTATGATAAAACACTATCCACTCATCTAAACCATTGCTCACCATATATAAAAATGTAATGGGAATACGACTTTTACAAGCTTGACATAGCTAGTTAAACGCCCCATTATTTCTTCATACTATTCGGAATAGAATAATAAACTTACATAACAGAGGTGTTCATAGTGAGTGAGGGCAGCCAAAATTTTCGCTTGGTTCTGCGTGTGGATGCAGATGGCAACATTACTGAAATTAATCAGGACTACTTAGAATGGACAGGTTATAGCAAGACAGAGGTTATAGGCCAACATATTTCTTTCCTACGAAAGCCATACCCTAAAAGCCTGACCGAAGATATGGCAAAAACACTTCGTTCCGGCAAGCCTTATTACTTTTATGCGCATGAAATCAAGAAGTCCGGTGAAGATTATTGGACAGAAATGAGCTGTTTGCCTTTTATTGAAAATGGTGAATATCAAGGCTACACAACCATCAAACGCATACTTGATAGCGAGGCCATTCCCAAAATACAAAAGACCTACCGCGATCTAGAGAAAGGCATACGACTGATTAAAGAAGGTCAGTTAATCAAAACCTGGAGCTTCCGCATTCTCCGATCGGTAGGGTTATATCATTTTGAAGCTAAAAATCTAATGATATTATTTGCACTAATCTTTGCCGTGGCGAGCGCTTCATTTCTTTATATCAATGAGTTAAATGAAAAGCACAAAGTAAAAAATCAAACACTGGCTAACTACAACAAAAAAACACGCATCACCATACACAACCTATTTGTCAGTAAGAAAAATGTTGGTGAGTCTATTATTACTGGCTTAATGATCAACCCTGATGTTCGTAAAGCCATTGTCAAAAAAGATTTACCGATGCTAACGCATTATTTCAATGCGCTAAAACCCTTCTATGCTAAACATACAACTTTTAAAAACATCAGAATTGATATTACCGATGCAAATGGCGTTTCTTTTTACCGCTCTTGGCATGGGTATGACCAGCATGAAATCAGCGAGAATAATCGTGCTTATATCGTTGAACAAATAAAAAAACCAAAAATTAAAACCGTATTTGAGCTTGGCGAGCACGGTATAGGCTTCCGCACATTAATCCCTGTATTTGATAATGGAGGGCAATATCGTGCCTCGGTTGAGCTTATTCAAGGAACGGGCTCGGTTAGACGCCAACTGCTAAAAGATCGCTTACTATTCACTCCTATTCTAAATAAAGAATTTGTTGCAACTCTAGGTGGGACGATTGGGGGCAATATCAATAACCGTCCTGTTGGCAATGACGGACACTATGTCGTCGGGCATAAGGGGCGCTCTTCTCGCTCTGAAAGCCTGCAAGTCAAAGTATTGAAAGACATGCCTATTTCAGAGTTAATTAAGCGACAAACTTGGTTATATAATGGCTATATACATACCGCCATCCCAATTCAGAATGATGCAGGGAAAATCATCGGTTACTCAATCGTTTCTGAAGATGCGCAGACAATGCACAACGAACTTGAAGGCTTGTATGCGCCAATCGACAAAGGATTTTACATTGCTCTAGGCATGCTTGCTATTGCGATTATTGCCTTTATTAGCTTTGTTGTTTTCTTTATTATTCTACCGCTCAGAAAATCTAAAGACGCCATTCATGAAGCGGTAAAAGACTCAAACCTTTTCTTAAGACTGGATTCATACGGCAATAATGAAGTCGCACAAATGGGCGCGGCTTATAACCAACAAGCGATGCTGACTCAATTTGCTATTTCCGAGACATCCATGTCGTTAAGAGAAATTGAAGAAGGTCATTTGGATCGCCAAATTGACTACCCTTTCCAATCCGATTTCGGGCTTCTGAAAGATTCCGTGAATAACACCACACAAGGGTTAAACAATACTTTCGCCCAAATAGCCCAAGTTATGAACGACCTAAAAAATGGTGAGTTTGACCACGAACACCAAAACAACCTTAAGGGGGCTTACTACCAAGTTGTCGACGACTGCTTAAGTACAATGTCTACTCTTTCTGAAGTGTTTGCCGAAATCACTCGTGTAATGGAAATGGCGAAACGTGGCAACTTTAACGAATCCGTTTCTGTATCAGCACATGGCGACATTGAAAAACTAGCACAAACAATTAATGATTCCATGTCAAGGCTGGATGCTGGTTTTGAAGATATTGTTAAAGCTGCACAACGTATTGCTGCTGGCGACTTTACGCATCCAATCACCAATAATTATGAGTTTGCTATTGATGAAGCCAAGCAGGCAATTAACCAATCTATCGAAGATTTGCGCATGACCATGGCAAACATTACTAATATTGCGCAATCTGTTTCCTCTTCAGTTTCTTCAGTTGCTTCTGGCACTGAATCCTTAAATGAACGTACACAGGAACAAGCCGCTTCACTAGAAGAAACTTCTGCGGCCATGGAGCAAACAGCCTCTCAAGTTCATCACAACATGGAATCAACCCGAGAAGCGGCAACAATTGCCAATCAACAGGTTAGCGCTTTACATAGTGCCAACGCAGTCATGTCGGAAACCCAAACTGCCATGGCAGATATTAAAACGGCATCCGAGCAAATCCAAAACATCACGAGTCTAATTGACAGCATTTCCTTTCAAACCAACTTATTGGCTTTAAATGCTGCTGTTGAAGCGGCAAGAGCTGGTGAACATGGACGTGGTTTTGCTGTGGTAGCGGGCGAAGTAAGAAGCCTTGCAGCTAAATCTGCAGATGCCGCAAAAGAAATCAGTCAACTTATTGAAAAAACGGCTATCGCTATTGATAGCGGTGTCGGCAAAGTAGACTCGGTTAACCAGCAACTGGAACAA
Proteins encoded in this window:
- a CDS encoding fimbrial biogenesis chaperone — protein: MLKLWFTGFFVLMIWVQVAQASLMITPKRVIFEPRDRAEVVNVVNDSNQTKTYRIDLINMLQKYGGGLIVKPNKKQLQQLNSAKRMIRFSPRQMTLAPGQAQKIRIGVRRPAGLSSGEYRTHMLFTELPPPNLITKQNDAKIQLHILMSFSIPIFVRATDFKAKVDMEHVIFVPNKLSSNGKPQIQFDLKRSGEFGVNGRVDVYWRSLDSGNYRNVGFFNNVAIYRENTFLKNNRVNLEMPTLKKGYYKLVYKGGKAFNNQVFVKKSFVYK
- a CDS encoding DUF4402 domain-containing protein, producing the protein MKHSYKKVKLALGLLAALGVSTAQAANTPINATASVAVNGAITLTKSADMNFGSIVATISATASDSATLALSPLEGAAAPSTKTDGTASKITILTQGTPAKFTIAGAGANSNILVTTNLGEAGGLLTLTNGSNPSADPLKIGTPTIYDVTNSSFGSFTSGVSGALQTDATGALEFNMGATITIPNTADDSATAGPASDGTYSGTFTVVANYQ
- a CDS encoding methyl-accepting chemotaxis protein → MSEGSQNFRLVLRVDADGNITEINQDYLEWTGYSKTEVIGQHISFLRKPYPKSLTEDMAKTLRSGKPYYFYAHEIKKSGEDYWTEMSCLPFIENGEYQGYTTIKRILDSEAIPKIQKTYRDLEKGIRLIKEGQLIKTWSFRILRSVGLYHFEAKNLMILFALIFAVASASFLYINELNEKHKVKNQTLANYNKKTRITIHNLFVSKKNVGESIITGLMINPDVRKAIVKKDLPMLTHYFNALKPFYAKHTTFKNIRIDITDANGVSFYRSWHGYDQHEISENNRAYIVEQIKKPKIKTVFELGEHGIGFRTLIPVFDNGGQYRASVELIQGTGSVRRQLLKDRLLFTPILNKEFVATLGGTIGGNINNRPVGNDGHYVVGHKGRSSRSESLQVKVLKDMPISELIKRQTWLYNGYIHTAIPIQNDAGKIIGYSIVSEDAQTMHNELEGLYAPIDKGFYIALGMLAIAIIAFISFVVFFIILPLRKSKDAIHEAVKDSNLFLRLDSYGNNEVAQMGAAYNQQAMLTQFAISETSMSLREIEEGHLDRQIDYPFQSDFGLLKDSVNNTTQGLNNTFAQIAQVMNDLKNGEFDHEHQNNLKGAYYQVVDDCLSTMSTLSEVFAEITRVMEMAKRGNFNESVSVSAHGDIEKLAQTINDSMSRLDAGFEDIVKAAQRIAAGDFTHPITNNYEFAIDEAKQAINQSIEDLRMTMANITNIAQSVSSSVSSVASGTESLNERTQEQAASLEETSAAMEQTASQVHHNMESTREAATIANQQVSALHSANAVMSETQTAMADIKTASEQIQNITSLIDSISFQTNLLALNAAVEAARAGEHGRGFAVVAGEVRSLAAKSADAAKEISQLIEKTAIAIDSGVGKVDSVNQQLEQITEKTEELQKVVNDISQSSSEQAKGITEVNNAISSIDNITQQNAALVEETFSTVEQVQQASDDLIESMKKFNIGNTKSLN